One segment of Chromatiales bacterium DNA contains the following:
- a CDS encoding type I restriction-modification system subunit M N-terminal domain-containing protein, translated as MNTASIVQKLWNYCNVLRDDGMSYGDYVEQLTYLLFLKMADERTRAPYNQKSPVPEQYGWPSLIKKDGDELFDQFSGSRCPVLARKPSPRLLPRAFGGTEVHWTSVFFRLTHHALEALGNQKGLLGLIFNKSQSIFQTTA; from the coding sequence ATGAATACCGCAAGCATCGTCCAAAAACTCTGGAACTACTGCAACGTCCTGCGCGACGACGGCATGTCGTATGGCGACTACGTCGAGCAGCTCACTTATCTGCTGTTCCTCAAGATGGCCGACGAGCGCACCAGGGCGCCGTACAACCAGAAGAGCCCGGTGCCGGAACAGTACGGCTGGCCGAGCCTCATCAAGAAGGACGGCGACGAGCTTTTCGATCAGTTTTCAGGCTCGCGCTGTCCTGTGCTCGCACGAAAACCCAGCCCTCGGCTCCTGCCTCGGGCGTTCGGCGGAACCGAAGTCCACTGGACTTCGGTCTTTTTCCGCCTCACCCACCACGCCCTTGAGGCGCTGGGCAACCAGAAGGGCCTGCTCGGGCTGATCTTCAACAAGTCGCAGAGCATTTTCCAGACCACAGCGTGA